One Drosophila subpulchrella strain 33 F10 #4 breed RU33 chromosome 2R, RU_Dsub_v1.1 Primary Assembly, whole genome shotgun sequence genomic window, GACGCTTCTTGGCCTTGGGCGGCGAGGCAGCCAGGCTGTCGTCCTCCATGTTGGTTGAGGATGCGTATCCCGAGCTCGAGGGCGTCGGCGAGGCGGAGGGCGTGGTCGCCGCCGCCGCCTTTAGCAGCGCCGCTGTCAAGGGGGCGGGGCGCAGTTTGGGCAGATTATTCGATGTGATTGCTGTCCGCGGCACGGCTATGAGCACTGTATTCGCTGTGGGGGCCATGGCTAACTGATTGGGTGTAAATCAATAACTGCTGCGTGTGCTGGGTCAATTGTGAAAAGCGCTTTTCCACTTAGATTTGCATCGCTTTTCCTTGCTTTAACTTGTGTTTATTTTAGGTCGTCTCATGGGCTTCGACTGCGCTTCTCGGACGCTCTGCGGGTTTGGACCTCTTCATCGCCTCCGACTCGGGGTTTTCTGGTTCCGTCTCACGCAATTTTCTCATCCACCTTTGCAATAGCGACCAACTGGTTTTCCTTTCTGCTGACGTGTTCTTTTCCGAATGGCTGTGGAAAAGATGACGTGTTTTTCTGGTGGTGGGTCTAGGGCTGGAAAAGCGGCGATGGCCTATCGATAGCAACGATGTTTAATAACAACCATAAatcatatatttaaaatataaattcggAATATTGGACTTTACATTTCATTTTTACCAATCGCTTAAAACTGAATAAGACTTTTCACACCAagctttaaatataaaatacggtttttatttaaattataaattcacTATCGCTTTGGCATTTTCAAATAGTTCTAAATACCGATAGTTCCACCACTGGACTGGAGTGTGACCATATAGTTCAAAATGCGGAACTATGGAAATGGGAgataaaatttcaaaaaaatacGCGCCAAAAACGTATAtcctaaaatataaatttatttcctAAGACATAATATGTTTAAGCATTTCTCATTACGCAAAATTTTGTACAAATAAACGAAATATATTTTGGTCCGCAGCTAAAACATAGTTTGTTGGGGTTTTTTGCCCTTCTCCCTTTCGGCTTGGGCCAATTCCTCTTTGATAACCTCGGCGATTTCATAGATTTTTGGTTTGTGCTGGgaatttaaaatcaatattaaaagtaGAACTTGTAAATAGTGTTCCTCACCCTGAGTTGATTGATGTAGAAGGTAAAGGGAATATTTCCAGTGATAGGATCAATGGCCACTGGCCACATAGCATCCAGTTCCTCTTGGGTAAAGGGTTCGCCCTCCTCCGCCATCAGTTTCCCAAAGTACTCCTTGGTAAGATACTTTTTGTTCTCTGGATCTAGGGTCTCAAAGGCCTCCAGAAGTTTTTCAGCCGACGCCGGTTCCATTCTGAGGAATATAGAAAATAAGCTAAAAGTTTCCTTTTTATGTCTTTATAACTATATCTAACTGGCGATCCATGAGCAGTTGGGAGACGTGGGCTATGAACTTAAGGATATGGGTCTCCCCTGGGTAATCCGTGGACTCGGTGGCCTTGATTACTTCTTGGACCTCCTTCTCAGTGGGCACGCAGCCCAAAAACCTGAGGACGTTGCCCACATTTCGGGTATCAATATACTTATCGCCATGCGTGTCAAAGATGCAAAATGCCTCCGAAATCTGAGCCTCAAGTTCGTTATTTAGGGTAACTATTGAAGATGGCTAGTTTAAGACCAGAAAACATGGTCGATTCTATACATTTCTTACCACCAACTTCCATGGCGGTTATATGTTTCAATAGCTATTTAATTTAGGTGGCACTTCCAAATGGTGTTCACTGATAATTTTTAGTTTACTTCTAATTTTTATTGAGCGTTACGCGTTACACTACAACTGAAAGAAATCTAAGGGCTTACTGTTTGTATGCTGAATTTGAAAATTACGATGGCAAATAGAAGAAGGCGCCAAATATCGGTTATCGGGTGCATGGTCACACAACCGTGGGGAATTTAGTCGATAGACGACAGTCGATAGCTGCCTGCCATGCAACCGTGTTGAGCGTCGcgttattttgttttctgttttgtttttcgtttcgtgtttttagttttcttcCTGTTAATTTCCAAGTTTATTTGTGACAATCATTAAATAAGAGGTTTATCTACAACGAACTAGTGAAATTGCACGCCAATCCACTGCCCTTTGAAGGACAACGAAGAGTGCATTTAAATGTTGCTGTCGGTGTGCAGCTGcctctgtgtgtgtgagccagcagcaacaggttTTCCAACTCAACTCAGTTTTCATTTGTTTTCGATATTCCGTGGAGTTCGGTTCGCGTTGCGGGAAAATCGAATTGCAATTTAATGCAGCGTTCGGTGGAAAACGAGACGAGCCATTAGTTGGCAACCCGTTTGGTTTTTATATTCGGCATCGCAGGTGTGTAACGTCGCTCGGCGATTCCAACGGGTTTTCCAGGAGGTTTTTGGCCCATAACAAGTTAAAACTTGGCCATAATATCACAGTTAACAAGTGCCACCGCATCTCTGTGCTGACaagtgtatgtgtgtgtttgaaaTACGCGTTTTCGAAGAAAAACCTCAACTCAAAACACGTAAAAATcgaaatgaaaatggaaagtGTTCGACGACGATCACGATCATCAGTTTAGGCCCGTTTTTTGagccaaataaataaacaaaccaACCAAACGACAACGAAAAAAAGAGGTGCGAATTTTGAAAGTGcctgaaaattgtttttatcaTCATTATCCTCATTGACATTTTTCCAATATTTGCCCATGGCATTGACCACCACTCGATAGAAAGTTTATCTCTGATCGATGGCAATTAGCGAGGCGTGCTtgaaaagataaatatttgcCCATGTTTCTGCCACTCGACTGTTGAAAGCTGACCAGCACGATTGGTTATAAATTTGCTTAAAGTTTTTATTCGAAATAACTTAaggtttattttaattaataaataatggtTCTGATGTGTTATtccaatatttttgaaaaaagtcTTTGTTTGTCATGAAATTTAAATTCACTATTTGTGTCATAGggtcataaataataataacaattagACGTCGGATTATACATGATATCATTTCTTATACCTCTGTTTTCCCGCGAACCTTGAGTggttaaaaatgtattgtaaTTAAATCAAATGAATTCTGTTATTAAAAAAggatttcaaaataaaaaatatctgaagaccaaggttttttttaaaaaacttccCTAAAAATCCGTTCATGTACTGGAATATagtgaattttgaatttgttttcgagtacatttttaaatattttactaagCCTAATAGGGTTTTTAGCACCTAAAATAATTagtatttcttatttttggcATAGGGTATATGATTTTGGAAATATAATCAAGtgtgaatatttttttgagtgcTAATTATATAAtctaaagattttaaatatgttttaaaaccCATTTTAATGTTCCTAAAATCgaatgaaaaatatattaaacaaGTGTGAAGCATTTCTTGAAAAAGTGCCATTAAACGGTTTTGCATCTCCATCCAACTGCAGCTAACTCACTTCGCAGAAAACCTCAGGCGGCCATAAACGCTGATGATGAATTTTCCCCATGGAGTGAAATTGTGGGCCTAACTATACGGTTTTCACTTGGTTTGCACTCGCCGCTTTTGCTGGTCGTGCGCCGCCTGGTCTTCGAAAGTGGCCCGCTCCTCTTTCCTTTCCTTACCTTGCCTAAACTTACTTTCCTATCCGCTCCTTCCGCGGCTTTTCTCTAATGCTCCGTGCAGTTTTCGCTGTCCACCAAACGACAGGTGGCTGGGCACATTTGCGGTCTGCAAAAGGTCTCGGTTTTAGGTCTCTTTGTGGCAAGTGGAACCACCACCATCGGTACCAGCAGAAGCAGATCGTTCCTGTTACGTGTTCGTACAGAGAAAGAAAATATCTCTATTTATTGCACTATCCTTACTTTTAACTCTAATATTCAAAATACTTACTTTGAATCAAATCAGGATACAAGCTGACATACGAAACCAAAACTGTTTAACTTAAGTACAATCTTTAGTTCCTAAAAGGTTTTGTGCATTTTGAGAAACGTTATAGAGCTGTTTTTGTAACTGCGAACTccttcaaaaataattttcttgtttattctgtcacttacttttattttttttaaagaactttCTTAATTGTGAATGTTATTCACCTTATCTTCATGATACCTTATTGTTATGCTATGTCTAGACCTTGGTAGATAGTGTCCTATGAAGAATAGTCTTTTCTCACACCTTTCctaatttcaaattaatggattttttaataCAATACTATTGTATTGTATAACTTATTTGACAATAATTTAAGGGATAAACCCATACTGTTTGACAGGCTTTTATTCTATATATGGGTAAAATAAGATAACTAATCCTTatgaaaattacaaaattgatcaaaacaaaattggctataactttaaaagccaCTTATTTTGAATGCATACCATTATTTTCCCTTTGTGTAGTTGTGGGGGTTGCCTTTCGGTTtttagttttcagttttcggTTTTCTGGCGATCTGGTGGCATGCTCTGAAAAACTCGTTTCTCGCCGCTGTTGTTTTGTTTGTCGTTCTGGAATTCTTGGCTGGCGGTGCCCGCAGCTCTTTTGGTGCCTCACCCGCGCTCCTTCTGCCCTCCATCGACTCCTCCATCGTCGATCGTCTTCTGGCTTTTTTTCTCATTGGAGTAAATTTTTCGCTTGAGGAATTTTATGTTGCTGCCGTGTTTGATGCCCCTTTTTTCGCACAGTTAATTTTCCTATTCTTTTCCCTTCCCCTCGCTCATAATTGTGTGTCGtgagtcaacattttcatattTCTCTCGGGGAAACCATCACTtcgattaaatatttataaatacataCTTAAAAGTAGCGAGAGTTGGGAAAATTGGTTCAATCTCCTACTAAAACGAAAACAGTATTTAAACCAGTTTACTTAAAAGTTTAACTACAACAAATTAAGCaaagaaagttttttttttttatatatgtacatcCAAATAAACCGAGCGGCTTAATTTTTATAACGCAGTTGAAGACCGCAAAAAATGGCTTTAGCAGGcgaaaatttaagaaaaactttgccaTGGAATGCAcagaaatataattataattgtaCGTCTGTCATGGGAAAGTCGAAGCAAACCTCTGTAAAATTGCAATGTCAACAATGGTCCGAGGAGGGGGGATTCGGGATTGGCGAGTGACTAGCCTAACTGAACAATCTGTTGATTGGCACCACTTGGAACTGCAGTCTGGAACAATGTCCGCCGAACAATGAGCTTGTCTGGCCTGGAGCTGTCCAACTGGATAGTTGGCTCTGGGACTGTGGGCCTCGGCTTGGAGGAGGAGGTCGAGTTGGGGGTCCAAACAATGTTAGATATTCAAAGTATCTGGCGATGATCTTAAAGCATCTTAGGCGACGCAGCTTAAATTGCGAAGATAGTTGAAGGCCGAAACAGAGGAGTGTCTTAGAACTTTAATAGATTGTGGTTCTCAGGAGTTTTGGTTTTAATGGATAATAAAACCCTAAGATTTGTATCTATAAAAGAACCTTGAATTGGTATCGTATCATTGCTttcttaaaaaacaaaaccataccattcttaatatatttttattttttttttaattttgagctTAGTCTTTGTGTGTAAAAAGAAAATCATAAATCTTAGTTAAATCAAGACATACACAAATGGTTACCACCATTGGGTTATGGGTTACatgttataaaattataaaacatgAATAATCTTTCTTATGAAAAATGTTTGATAATGactcaaatttaaattataaaaatattattagatggcttttaaataaataagcatgTCGCAAATTTAACAATAGCGTTGTTTATAAGTTTATTATTGTAGTTATAACTATTCTATTGTTTATATACATGGTAATTGTTCATGGGTATTACTTAGCATATTGCTAATTAATGGTTTTCAATTTTTGGTGTACAATGGGTTACACTTTATAAAACTGATAAGAAatgaaaactttaaaaacccatttctctttaaaatgtataaaatattatttacatgGCACATTCTAAATAGTATTTCCTGGTCTAAGTCCAGTTTATTTTTTCCAAAATAAATGACCACGTTGCCAACCCAACAATAGCGTCTTTCTAAGTTTATTACTGTGGTTATAACTATTCCATTGTTTATATACACGGTAATTGTTTATTGGTATTACTTTGCATATTGCTAATTAATGGTTTCTCTGTTGATTGTTCTGTTTTGCAGCTTCTCCCAACCGGAATGGAAGCTCAATGacaaatgaattaataaaacGGCAAAATGAAGAAGCGTTCAAAGTTTATCTAAACATTCCCGCCAGCAAGCGAAACAAAGCGAaaccaaaacaacaaaaaaagaaaaaacaagtATTAAATAAAGATACTCGAATGCAATGGAAGGAAAAAACGCTAGTTGTTGCTAGACTGTTTGAAAACATTTCAATTGTGTGAGGGAGCGTGGTAGAAGCTAAAGATACGAACCGGCTTAAAATGCCAATAATCACGGCCACGACAACGGCGACAGCCGGCGGAGGAGCAGGTGTGGCAGCCAGGGGCGTGGTCACCGCCAAGTCGCCCACCGATTACCTAATGctccagcagcaacagcacca contains:
- the LOC119551117 gene encoding dynein regulatory complex protein 8 — translated: MEVGVTLNNELEAQISEAFCIFDTHGDKYIDTRNVGNVLRFLGCVPTEKEVQEVIKATESTDYPGETHILKFIAHVSQLLMDRQMEPASAEKLLEAFETLDPENKKYLTKEYFGKLMAEEGEPFTQEELDAMWPVAIDPITGNIPFTFYINQLRHKPKIYEIAEVIKEELAQAEREKGKKPQQTMF